TGGCTCCACTTGGTGAAGACTACTTGAAGCATGTTGACTATATTTTTAATAATCGTGTCATCGACCCAATAGAATCTAAAAATAAAGTAACTGGTGCCTACTCTGGTGGTGCTTATGATACCGATCCTTATGAGTTGCTCAACTGGGAAGATAACATCGATTCACTTTATACTTTAGTCCACGAAACTGGTCACTCCGTTCACTCCTGGTACACTCGCAATACTCAACCTTACGTTTACGGCGACTATCCAATCTTTGTGGCTGAAATTGCTTCAACTACTAATGAAAATATTTTGACCGAATATTTCTTAGACCACATTACCGATTCTAAGACGCGGGCCTTTATCTTAAATTACTACCTTGATTCATTTAAAGGCACTTTATTCCGTCAAACTCAATTTGCCGTGTTTGAACAATTCTTGCACGAAGCCGATGCTAAGGGAGAACCACTGACTGCTGACACTTTAGACGATGTTTATGGTCAAATTAATCAGCATTATTACGGCGATAGCGTTGAACCAGGCGGCGATATTGCCCTTGAATGGTCACGAATTCCACACTTCTACTACAATTTCTATGTGTACCAATATGCGACTGGCTTTGCGGCTGCAACGGCATTAGCCAACAAGGTGGTTCATGGAACGCCTGCTGAGAGGGATGCCTACCTTGGCTTCCTTAAAGCTGGTTCAAGTGATTACCCAACTGAGATCATGAAGCGTGCTGGCGTGGACATGACCAAGCCAGACTACTTGGAGGATGCATTCAAGACTTTTGAAAAGCGGTTGAATGAATTTGAGAATTTGATTGAGAAGTAAGAAGAAATAAATATGCTTCATTACTCACAAAAATACATTGACGATGTATTAGTCCGCTTTGCTTACCATTCAAATGCCATTCTTGATCATTGAAAAAGACAATAAAGCTCAATACATTACTTATGAGGCTGACCAAGATATAACAAGTCTTACCCAGTATGCAAAGTAAAAGTTAACCGAAGAACAAAAGCGCTATGAAATCTTTGAATAAAATTATCAGGCTCAAAAAGATTTTGACGAAAATCATCAATAATCGCGCTCATATAAAAATAATCGATATCATTTCGTGAGATTTGATATCGATTTTTTGTTGATGATCTTGATTTATCGCTTGGCATATTTATCGCTCAATATGTATAATACGTATATAAGTATTATAGTGCGAGAAAAGGTGAAAAATATGGCTGAAACTTTATATAAAAAGGTCGTTAAAAATGGTTCTTCCTTAGCTATCAATATCCCAGCTAAGGAAGTAAAAGAGCAAAATCTCAAAGTAGGCGATATTGTTGAAGTAAAAATCAAAAAATCAGACCGTCCTAATTCTGAAAATTTAAAAGAAATAGATGGCTTAATCTCTGATTACTGGGATATGTTAGAGTACTTAAAGGATAAGTAGTCAATGAAGATCAATTATCTAACAGAAAAGGATATTTTAGTAATCAATGCAAGGGTTATTCAAAGAGAAGGTGCAACGGGACAAAAACCACCTCACGTTAGGGATGCAGAAGCCCTTCATTTTTTAATTGCTCAACCTAAGCAAACTAGTTTTGGACAAGAATTATATCCGTCTTTTGCTGAAAAAGCTGGGATTTTATTAATTAAATTAGTTAAAAAGCATGTTTTTGAAGATGCAAATAAACGAACTACAGCAATTGCATTCTTACTATTTTTAAGACGAAACTCTTATGAATTAACCTGTGATTGGCAAGATCTAGCAAATCAAATCTTAAAAATTGCCCAAATAGATGACAATGAACTAAATTACCAAGAAATTTACCAATGGATTAACCAAGTAATTCATGAAAATTAAAAAATCGGTATCATTTCGTGAGATTTGATACCGATTATTTGTTTTAAGATTGATTTTTATTCTTTAAATTGATCCTGTTAGCCCTGCATCTCGCCATTTATTGGGATTTTCGTCTAACTTTAGCTGTAATTCAGTTAATGGCTGAGACAACTTGAAATTATGCGACAATGAATAATTATTCAGATCACGTTTCAAGTCAAAGACTACTTTTTCAATATTAACTCCCTGCTCCAAATTACTTAAAGCGTGATTGATTAGCTCTACTGCTGCGCTATCTTCGACAACCTTTTGTTTTACACCGACTAGAAGTGATTTCAACTCTTTTGCGTTTTCCATATCGTTCTCCTATCACGCTCATATAAAAATAATCGGTATCATTTTAGCATATTTGATACCGATTATTTTTATCGATTTTAATTACTTAATTCCAAAAATCTACGATTAATTGTATAAATACAAATTAACATTAAAATTACAATCAGTGTTGCCACCAATACCGTCAATTTAATTTTAGAAGTACCATAATCTGTGCTCAATATCTTAGGTGAAAAGTCCTGTAAAAAGTGTACTACCATACACCAAATTAATCCATTGGACCACACTCTTAGATAACTAAGGAATAACCCCATACCCAATGTAATAATCACTTGACCAACAGTTGAAATTAATGATTGACTAGTTAAATTATTTAAATGATATAAGCCGAACAGAATTGAACATACAATAGATGTCCATAAGATATCATATTTTTCTTTACGAAAAACTAGCAAGAAAGTATTAAATAAAATCCCTCTAAATAAAAATTCCTCACAGATTGCGGGCAATATCGCAGCTAAAGCCGCTACCATTATTTGATACAGAGGCAACTTAAATAATAATATTTTATCTTTTAATGCTCCAAAAACCATTAAGGCCAAAAAGACACAGTAGATGATCATCATTACTTTTGACATTCCTTGCAATTTTAACCTTTGATTAAAAGTCTTAGTTGTTAAAATAAAATGTTCGGCTACATATGCAAAAGCGACTATAAAGATGATTACAATCAACCACTTGGTTATCATGTTGCCTACAATTAAATGTGGCAACACAAATGAACCTATTAAAAGAATGATTGCAAGTATAAATAGATTTCTGATTGTTTTATTGACTTCAGCTTTATTACTAAATTCTACTTCGTCGGCTAATGCCAAGTAATATTTGTTATTCATAGTTGTATTTTCTACCTACTCCTCCGGCCAAAAAAGGTCATCCAATGTCTTATCTAACACCTGACAAATCTTAATACACAAGTTAACTGACGGATTATAATTTCCCTTCTCAATCGCTGAAATTGTCTGTCTTGAAACATCAACCTGCTGCGCCAAATCTTCCTGCGTCATGTCTTTGCCAACACGTGCAGCTTTCATTTTTAAATTTTTCACTCTTTATCACTTTCCTTATCACGATGGAGTTGAAAGAGACTTACCGCACCAATAATCAACCAATAGATCCCCATAATGGTCATTGCACTATTAAAGTCATTAACATATCCCAGAATAAAACAAATACCCATAACAATATCTAACCAACTGTTTGATTTTATATTCTTTTCATTAATTGCAAAATAAGCGCCGTGCAGAATATCATAAACTGACATCACTGCTAATGACAACATAATAATTGAGAAATTAATAGTAATTCCATATCTCATGAAAAAAGGATTTTTCATAAAAAACGTAACGATAATCTCACTAAAAACTAAAACAATGAACCCCCATTTAGCACCTTGCCCACGTACAAGTTTCTGTCTTTCATCATATTTATGCTCATACTTTTTTTGACTACCGAAAGTAACCACTAAGATAAATATAATTACTCCAATAAAAATACCGATTGCAAAAAATTTTAAATCATTCATTTTAAACATCCCTTTCTTTCGATAGTCCAATATTAAAGCTCACTTTCTATAATGTCAAGTTTACTTTACATTGTTTCTAATAAACTTGCTTTTTACATAACCTATTTTGCAACTTATCTTCCAAGTCTAAAAAATAATTTTTTAAATTTCCTTGACTTCTTCTTTTCATCGTCGTATTATAATGACAATTAAATTAATAAAAGCTTAGAAGAGATGAGTAATTACTTAAGACTTCTGCAGAGAGTCGGAGTTGGTGCAAGCCGATGTAGTCGAGAGTAACGAATATGGTCTTGGAGCTATTTTAAAGAGCAAGCTATTAAGTAAGCAATTTACGAGTGACGATCGTTACCCCGTCCGAGTCTTCCCAATCCTGGGAGTACTTAGTAAGGAGTTAGCTGTGAAGCTAGCTTGAATTTGGGTGGTAACACGCTTAGGCGTCCCTAGCATAGAAGTTCTATGCTAAGGGCGCTTTTTATTTTGCTTATTTAATTTTTCAGAAAGGAGCCAGACAATGGATAAACCTATCAAAACTACAAGTTCACGAATCATCATCAGTAAAAAGGCATTCAACCGAATGTGCACTATTGTCTGGTTGATCTTGATCATCATCGGACTTTTCATCGTTAAATAAAACATTGAAGCAAAACTAAGGAGAAAAATTATGACAGAATTACATTACGATATCGTTGGTAGCTTTTTAAGACCTGCAGAATTAAAAAAGGCTCGCGCAGAATTTGAAGAAGGAAAAATTAAGCAAGAAGAATTAACTCATGTTGAAAATACAGAGATCAGAGAATTAGTTCAAGAAGAAATTGATCATGGTCTTAAAATCGTAACTGATGGTGAATTTAGAAGAAGTTACTGGCACCTCGATACTTTCTGGGGCTTTGGGGGTATCAAACATACTAAGCAAGCCCACGGCTATTTCTTCCACGATGAAGAAACTCGTAACGACTCTGCCCAAGTTGAGGGGAAAATTAAATTTACTGGTAAACATCCAGATCTTTCATCATTTGAATACTTAAAAAAGGTTGTCGATGAAACTGGCGCTAACGTAATCCCACGGCAAAGTATTCCAGCTCCCGCACAATTTTACGCAGAACTTGTTCGTGGAGAAGAAAATATTGCCGCACTTAAAAAGATTTATAGTTCAGAAGAAGATTTACTCACCGATATTTCTAAAGCATACCGAGACTTAATTTTAGCCTTATACGATGCAGGATGTCGCGACATTAAACTCGATGACTGTACTTGGGGTATGATTGTAGATAAGCGCTATTGGAAAAGTCATTTACAAGATGACTTTTCATTAGACGACCTTAAAAGAAAATACTTGAAGCTTAACAATGATGCAATCAAAGATTTGACAACAGATTTGCGAATATCAACTCATATTTGTCGCGGTAACTATCACTCAACTTGGGCAGCCCAAGGAGGTTATGGTCCAGTAGCGGACTATGTTTTTGCTAAAGAAAATGTCGACGCCTTTTATCTTGAATTTGACAATGATAGATCTGGCAGTTTTGATCCAATTGCACAAATTCCTAACGACAAACTTGTTGTCTTAGGTGTAGTAACTAGTAAAAAAGCAGAATTAGAAGATCCACAAAAATTAATCGCTAGAATTAAAGAAGCAGCTGAATTCCACCCATTAAATAATCTAGCCTTAAGCACACAGTGTGGATTCGCTTCTACTGAAGAAGGCAACACCTTAACTGAAGATGACCAGTGGCAAAAGATCAAGTTGGTTGTCGACACTGCCAAGCAAGTTTGGAGCTAAATGGCAATTAACTAGTTAAAATAAAGATAAATAGATTTAGACAAAGGAGAAAAAAATTATGGGAAAAGTTGAAAGTTTTGAATTAGATCATACTAAAGTTAAGGCACCTTACGTTCGTTTAATCACTGTTGAAAAAGGCCAAAAAGGTGACCAGATTAGCAACTTCGATTTGCGTTTAGTTCAACCTAATAAGAACGCCATTCCTACTGGCGGCTTGCACACGATTGAACACCTTTTAGCCGGTCTTTTACGTGACCGCATCAACGGCTACATTGACTGTTCACCGTTTGGCTGTCGGACTGGCTTCCATCTTTTAGTTTGGGGCACCCCATCAACTACTGAAGTTGCCAAGGCACTTAAGGAGTCATTAGAAGAAATCCGTGACAACATTAAATGGGAAGACGTACCAGGAACGACAATTGAATCTTGTGGTAATTATCGCGACCACTCATTATTCTCAGCTAAGCAATGGTCAAGAGATATTTTGGCTGAAGGCATTTCTGATGACCAATTTGAAAGACATGTGGTTGAATAAAATTTAAAGGTTTAACTGAAAAATAGTAAATAATTAAAAAAGCTAGCAATTCATTTTAGTGAACTACTAGCTCTTATTTTTTCACTTATATCATCCCGGCAACTAAGCCAACTATATACAAGAAGACACAGCAGACTACCAAATACAAACCGCCCCACTTGACCGTTTCTTTTAGGATCTCGCCTTCGTCTCCCTCACGATTAATTGAGCCGGTCGCTACTGCAATATTCTGCGGTGAAAGCATCCCCGCCGTGGCCCCTGTCATGTTCGAGGCTACAACCCAGTACTTACTTACGCCTAAGTCCGTTGCTGCAGTATACTGCAAATTACCAAATAAAACATTAGCTGATGTAGCAGATCCTGTTAAAAATGTTCCTAGTGCACCAATTAACGGCGCAAACAATGGATAAACTGGTCCTAAAAGGCCAACCAAGGCCACTGCTAATGCATTCGTCATACCAGCATAAACCATTACCTTAGCCAAGCCTACAATCGCACAAACTGTAATTGTAGTTTTCCATACGCTTTTTATCGATTGTCCTAATATTTGCATCATTTTTTTCAAGCTGACACCCTGAATCGCCCCACCAATTAATGTAGCTACAAAAATTAATGTTCCAGGAGAAGATAACCAACTAATTGACAATGTATTTGGGTTCTTTCCTGTATAAACAACAAGATTAGTGGTTACTTTATTAAGTACATCATTGACAGTTGGAACTAATGAAGAAGCAAAGATCACGAAGATAAAGACCAAAATAAATGGTGAACACGCCTTGAGCATTTCCTTAGCATTTGGGCGTAAAACATCTGGCTCTTCTTCATCATCATGCCATCTAGTTAATAAGACTGTAATCGCAATTGAACACAATGAGCCAACAATTGCAGGCAATTCTGCCCCTACAAATTTTGCAGCTATTACCTGGGGAATAGCCATTCCCAGTCCTGACATCAATGTAATAAAGCCTACACCTTTAATTGCCTTAATGCTGCCTTCAGTCAAGATAACTAAAATAAATGGTACCAGTATTACCAAAATAGATAATTGCAATGTCACGATGAAGGATAGTTTTTCTTGATGTAGACCCGTCACTTCAGCTAAAGTTAAAACTGGTAATCCAATTGCACCAAAAGCCGTCGCAGTTGTATTAGCAATCAAACTAATGACTGACGCGCGAATCGGATCCAAGCCAAAGGCAATCAATATTCCTGCCGCAATTGCTACCGCAGTCCCAAAGCCAGCGATTGATTCTAAAAAGCCACCAAATCCCCAAGCAATAATCAAAACAATAATCCGCTTATCGGTTGAAATCGTCGCCAGCATATTTTGAATAGTTTCCATACCGCCAGATTCTGTAGTAACGTTATATGCAAATAAAGCCATGACAATAACAAACATAATCGGCCAAATGCCCATGATAATGCCTTCTAGCGCCCCACTTGCCGTATCTAGCACCGATAATTTAAAACTAAAGACTGCTAACACCATCGTCAAAATTAAGCCAATGACACAAGCGCGTGCAGCTGGCATTCGCATAACTCCCAGCGAAATAATCAACCAAACGATCGGCAACAATGCGATCGCAAATCTAATCCACATCAAAATCCTCCATCATCAAAAGTGTTGTACTATATTATTTAATCATGATTTGGGTAAAAAGTTAAAATAAGACACAAAATTTTAGTTAAAATTACAATTTTCACAAATTTCACTTGCAAGTTTAACCAACAAACTATATAACAATTAATGGAAAGTAAAATTTCTCACATCATGTTTGAACTACTCCGTGGAATAGAGTAGTTCTTTTTTTGCGTAAAAAAATAGCCAGACCGAATTCAGCCTGACTTCTGTTTTTTTAGCGATGTTTAATTACGTGAATACCATAAGCGATTAAGTAAATTACCACTTCGATCGTTGCAATAAAGAAAGTTACCGGCCAGTTGGTGATAAAGCCGAGATACAGTCCAGCCCACACGCCAACTAAAGCGAAAAACACGGACCAACTGATCATTGCTGGTATTGTTTTACCAATATAGCGCGCCGTTGAAGATGGCAATGTTAATAGAATGAAGACTAGCAATGAACCAACAATCTGGGCACCGATAGCAACTGACATAGCCAAGGCTACCAAGAAAGCAATACCAACCCAGCCAGTATGTACACCATGTGCAACGGCACCGATATGGTCAAATGAGTCAAAATTCAAGCTTCGAGCTACCAAAATAATTAATAGTAAAACTAGAATTGACAAAACCACTAGCTGAATCACGCCTTGTTTATCAACACCGATGATACTACCAAACAGAATATTAGTAGCGTAACGGCTATTTGATCCAGAAATGGCTAAGAACAGCACACCTAGCCCAATAAACAGAGCTGAGATCGCACTAACTGACGATTCTTTTTGATCGCTGTGCAAGGACAATTCTCCTACTCCAATTGAACCGAGCAAGGTAAATAGTAGCATCCCCCATAACGGTGCAATGCCGATAAAGACGGCAAAAGCTGCTCCAGCAAAGCCGATTTCTGACAGTGTGTGAGCTAAAAAAGCATAACTCCGTGCTACTACATATACACCGACCACGCCACAGGTAATCGCAATGAATGTACTAGCTAAGAAGGCATAACGCATAAATTCGTATTGAAACATTATTCGAAATCCTCCTTAAATTTATCCATCTTTCCTTGCCTGATCGTTCCCTTATTTAAATATAGATAATCAGTCATATACTTTTTAGCTAAAGGAATATCATGAGTGACAAACAAAACGGTAATTTTGTGTTCACGATTCAGGTGCTTGATTAATCCCATCAATTCTTCCTTAGCAGCCGGATCTAGGCTAGCTGTTGCTTCATCTAAGATGATCATATTGGGATGATCAAGTAGAGCCTGCGCTAAATATGCACGTTGTTTTTGTCCACCTGATGCCTCACCCATTCGGGTATTCTGAATCTTTTCTAAATGAGTTTCTTCTAACTGATGATCAATCTGTTCCTTAACCTTTTTGGTCTTAAACAATGGGGCGTTAAGTCCAATAAATGCGCGAATCGACAATGGATACTCCGCATCAATATTTCTAAACTGGGGTACATAACCTAACTTAACGTCTGAATCAAACTTAAAGTTGCCCGCAGTCGGCTTTAACATCCCCATTAAAATCTTAATTAAGGTGGTCTTCCCTGTTCCATTAGGTCCAAGTAGTGCAGTCATTGACCCGTCTTCAAGCTGAAAACTCAAATCTTGAAAAACATCTTTAGTATCAAATCTCATCGAGAGATCATTTACTTCTAAAATCACTCTTCTCCCCCCTCCCTAAGTTGCTATTATTTTTCTATTTTAGCCAAATTTTGATAATTTTCTTTCATCCAAGCCAAGTAAGTAGTGTGGTTAGGAATAGTCTCCCGCACATTTAACACTGGAATATTATTTTCCTTAGCTAATTTTACAAATGACTTCACAGTTGAACTGCTTGCCTGTGTATTGTTAACAAAGAATGCAATCTTCTTTGCTTTAATTTCATTATTCATTTGATTAATCATCTTAGGACTCGGATCAGTACCATTCTCAATTGCTTCTTCAAAGCCCTTATCCCCAATCTTGTATCCTGCTTCTCTTAAAGCATAATCAAAGACAGGTTCACTAACAAAGACTGGCTTACTATTTTTCTTATTAGTCTTCACCAATTGTTTAACTTGATTAATCTTAGCTAAATACTTGTCACCATTAGCTTTAAAATAAGCTGCATGCTTTTTATCAAGCCTAGATAAACGCTTAACTAGGTAATTAACATACTTGGTTGGCATACTTAGATTGTACCAAATATGCGGATTATCCCCCTTCTTTAATCCCATCAAGTCTTCACCAACTAAGACAGGCTTTTTGCTAACAGAACTAGCTAGCTTATTCATCCAAGAATCATAGCCTAAGCCATTAGCAACAATAATATTTGCCTTGGTCAATTCTTTAGCATCTGCCGTAGTTGGTTCAAAATCATGAGGATCAGTACTGCTATTGCTAATGATTGCCTTAGCCGTACCATATTTTCCTACAACATTTTTAGCAATATCTGCATAAACATTGGTGGTGGTAATGATCGAGACTTTACCCGAATTGCTCGTCGAATTTGATCTATTCGAGCAAGCTGAAACTAACAGCGCAATAACGCCAATTAGTCCCAAAAAAGAGATTAACTTCGTAATTTTAGATTTCGCATTTTGCATAAAATATCCTCCTTGTGCAAAATAAAAAAGCATTTAAGTTAGAAAATTCAGCATAAATTCTAACTAAAAGTTAGAATAATCTAGTTAATTACATATGTCAACATATTTTTGCATAGACAAATAGCACCAGTCTCCCATAAGCCTGATGCTATCAATAATTTAAGTCATAAAATTTTGCTGAATTTTATTAAATGCTTTGTTCTAAAATTACATTATTATATAAACATATTTTTATATAATTGTCAAACTAAACTAAAATTCTTCCTTCACGTGCTGACGCAAAACATCTAAGATTTTAATCACATGCTTATCTTCTAAGCTATAATAGCGCTCCTGCCTAACCCGCTCGCTCTTAACTAGCTTAGCCTCTTCCAAAATACGCAAGTGACGCGAAATAGCTGGCTGACTAACATCAAACTGCTTAACTAAATTATTAACACTACTTTTTTGATTATCATTTAAATAATATAGGATTTGAATTCGAATCGGATGATTCAACGCTCTAGTAATCCGAATAATTTGCTCGTCCAATTTCTTCACCCATTCATACTTTTTAATTTATTATAGCTTAAATTTAGGTACAAAAAAACGCTACCCTTCGGGTAGCGCAAAACATAACAGAGTATCTTGATTTAAGTAGAGATCATCAAGATATTTATATTATAATACGTTTTTGCCAAAATGTATTGTTTTTTGATTAATAACCAGAATTATTTAATAATACTAATATTCGATATTACTTATAGTATTATTCGTTTGGGTCTTCTTTGACATTCTTCTTCCAGAAACTCATGATTAAACCAGCAACGATTGAACCAATAATAGTAGCTAGGAAGTAGAATAAGATGTGGCTTGGACCACCGATGTTACCAGCAAGTGGTGATACCCAAAGACCACCGTGAGGAGCTGGGACACCAACGTGCCATAAACCAACTAAAGCACCACCGACAGCTGAACCAATGATACATGATGGAATTACACGACCTGGGTCAGCAGCAGCAAATGGAATAGCACCTTCAGTAATGAATGAGAAGCCTAATACCCAGTTAGAAACACCGGCACGACGTTCTTCTACAGTGTACTTGTTCTTGAAGAATGTAGTACCAATTGCAGTAGCAAATGGTGGAACCATACCACCCACCATTACAGCAGCCATCAAGATAGCAGCAGTAGCTGAGTGAGGGTCGTTAGCAAATGCACCTGAAGCGAAGACATAAGCAGCCTTGTTGAAAGGACCACCCATATCGATTGACATCATTCCGGCAAGGATAGTGGTCAAAAGTACCAAGTTACCAGTACCCATTCCGTTCAAGAAATGAGTAATAGCAAAGTTAATGCCACTAAAGATTGGGTTAATGATGTAGAACATAATTGCTGCAATAAAGAGCAATCCTAAAATTGGATAGAACAGCATTGGCTTCATACCTTCAACAGAACGAGGTAATTTAGCAAATACTTTCTTCAAACCAACCATCAAGTAACCAGCAATAAAACCAGCAGCAATACCGCCTAAGAAGCCGGCTGGTGAAGTTGCGTGAGCTTGAACGTTAACTTGGAATTGACCGTTAACAATAGAGGCCATGTAACCACCAACAAAACCTGGCATTAAGGCTGGCAAATCACCGATTGATTCAGCGATATAGGCTGCCAAAACTGGAACCATGAAGGCAAATGCCAAGTTACCAGCATTGTTTAAAAAGATGAAAGCAGGAGTCTTAGCGCCACCCATGTAGTTTTCTACGATGAATGAGATGGCCATTAAGATACCACCACCAA
This is a stretch of genomic DNA from Lactobacillus crispatus. It encodes these proteins:
- a CDS encoding PTS fructose transporter subunit IIABC, whose product is MRIKDILSPDSMIMELKAKNKEDAIKEMADLEVATDIVNDEDAFIKSIWARENESTTGIGGGIAMPHARNKSINKARVLFAKSKEGIDYNSLDGQPVHLFFMITAPDGADNTHLQALAKLSGLLIDPDLVEALKNTKTPEEVIDLFEKAEAKKDEEDKKAAEAKKAKEAAKAQGTSDDDNKPLIVGVTACINGIAHTYMAQEALIKEGKKRGIEVRIETNGSEGVKDKLTPDEIKRAKGVIIASDKKVDMPRFDGKHLVNRPVVDGINKPGELIDDIMGGKADVYRASAQDKSTESSSTEKPGLWAGIYKNLMNGISHMLPFVIGGGILMAISFIVENYMGGAKTPAFIFLNNAGNLAFAFMVPVLAAYIAESIGDLPALMPGFVGGYMASIVNGQFQVNVQAHATSPAGFLGGIAAGFIAGYLMVGLKKVFAKLPRSVEGMKPMLFYPILGLLFIAAIMFYIINPIFSGINFAITHFLNGMGTGNLVLLTTILAGMMSIDMGGPFNKAAYVFASGAFANDPHSATAAILMAAVMVGGMVPPFATAIGTTFFKNKYTVEERRAGVSNWVLGFSFITEGAIPFAAADPGRVIPSCIIGSAVGGALVGLWHVGVPAPHGGLWVSPLAGNIGGPSHILFYFLATIIGSIVAGLIMSFWKKNVKEDPNE